The sequence TGAAAGTTTGGTTTGCCATCCAGCCGGTCAACGGGGTCGGGCGCGTCGGGCTGGCCTTTGCCGGGTGCATAAGCGACCATCTCGACAACTTCGCCACCCGCCGAAAAACCCAGCATTCCAAGCCGATCTGGGTCGATACCATATTCTTTTGCTTTACTGCGAACGAGCCGCATCGCCCGGTAAGCATCTTCCCTAGGATGTTTATCCAGTGAGTAGGGTGAATTTTCTTCGCGGGCAAGCCGATATTTCAACACAAAAGCAGCTACGCCAATACTGTTCAGAAAGAGCGCTGGCTGATTGCCTTCTGCATTGAAAACAAGCTCCCGATGCCCACCTCCTGGACAAATCACAACGGCAGCGCCGGTGGCTTTTTCCTTTGGCGGCAGATAGACGGTAATCGATGGATTATGAATGTTTTTTACCCAGTAATCTTTCGCCTTTTCGGGTTCATTTCGCCGGTTTTCGAAACCGGGCGCCCCATTGGCCCAAAGCGGAACCTCCGTGGGGGTGGCCTGTGCCTGCAGCAGGTGAGGCACTAATCCGATCAGCAGATACAGGGCAAGGTGTTCGTAAATAGGTGGGGTCCTGGTCATAAAAAGGGTTTCGTTTAGACGGTTACTGCTTAATTTGAACGTTCCTGACAATCGCTTCCTCTACTTTGGCTGGATTGTGCGAACAGATGTACAGCCCGACCATCACTTGTTTAGACAGGTTGCTCATGGTATGCGAACCGACAGTCTGTAACGACTCGCCTTTTTTTGCTACCCGCATGGTATATTCATCGTTCTTACGTTCCAGTTGAATGGTCTGAATCGACTTTTGTGGGCTAAAAATTTCGTCTTCCGGATCACGCATGGCCATCCCTTTTTTTTCCCGCCATTGCAGCACCGTCAGGCCATCCCCGTGATCGACCGCACTGATGTGAGAAGCATTGTCGTCTAATGATTCGCGGACCATCCAGCCCACTTTACGATGTGGATCGGTACCGGCTCCAACGAATTCAAAGTCTGCAGTGGCCGTAAAGTCGCCCGTCAGGTTCTTAAACAGATACTGAAATTCATCCCGCTCAAACCAGATGTTATACCCAGAACCTTTCAGCGTATATTCTTTGGTCTGTGTGTTGTATTGCGCCGAACCAGAGAGTTTAGGATTGCCGACATCGACACTTTGTTGAAAAACGCCAATCTTTTTGGCAGGCGCAAAGCTGACCGACAGTGCAATAGTTATAATGAGGATTAATAAATAAGTTGTTTTCATGACAAATGGGTAGTTGGCTCAATGGTCTGACGGTTTGGTTCGCGACTGATCGACACAACTCGTCAGGGCGCGATACGTATGGTAGGTTGCTTTCCAGATATGGCCTTTTAGACCCGTTTTGCGCTGAGGATCTTTGTCCAGCCCTTCTTCGTACCAGTCGCCGTGTTCGTGGTCGATCAGGTACGTCTGACAGTATTGCCAAAGCAGCTTGTAGTTGTTGAAATATTGGGCAGGGTCGTTCGGGAATTTATTGGCCATGAGCAGGAGCGTATTGAGCCCTTCGGCCTGTGACCACCAGTTTTTGCTCTCTTTGATAATTGACATACCGGGCTTGTCTTTGAAGTAGTAGCCCTGGTCGTAGAAACCGCCTACGGTTTTGTCAAATCCCGTCGCCAGCGCATGGTCAACCATTCGTTTGCCCACCTCCAGCGTTTTGGTGTCATTTTTCAGACCCAATACATGCGACGCTTCGAGCATCAGGTAAGCGGTTTCAACATCATGGCCAAACGAAACGTGGTCGAGATTGCGATGCTTCAGAACAACCGCTTCCGATGAATCCCGGTAGGATACGGGTGTCCAGTCGGGCTGGAAAAACAGGACCAGATTGCCCTTGGGTGACGTAATTTTGTCCCGGATTAGCAGCAGCATTTCGTTAAGCCGTTCCCGAACCAGCGGATCAGGCCAAACGCCGTACAGCTCAGTTAAGGCTTCCAGCAGATGGATAGAGCTATTCTGATCTTTATAGCCGAGATCGGAGGTAGAGGGTACGGAGGCATCGCGCTTGATGGGTGTACCATCCCGGCGCAGGTGCTGAAAATAACCTTTGTGAACGGGATCGTGGCTATGCTTTTCCAGCCAGCCGAACGATTTTTTTGCCAGATTCAACGCGGCCGTATCGTGCGACATGTGGTAATAGGCGCTCAGGGCGTAGAGCCCAAAGGCGTTTCCATAAGCTTCTTTGTTGCCAACCCCTTTGACCGTGCCTTTTCGGTCGACCAGCGTATAAAAACCACCGAATTCTTTATCCCACATGACATCCCGAAGGAATCGGAAGCCATGCTGAGAATTGCTCTTATAATAGGCTGTAGCCGGATACCGCTCGGCAGCTTTGGCAGTCGTCCACGTATGGCGGGCCTGGGTAACAATCATCTTGTCCTGTGGTCCGGTGGGTTTGAAATCATACGTGAAGGTGCTTAGGTAGCCGCCAAACTCCTTGTCAACCGCCTGAGGATACCAATCGTTGAGCATTTCAGTACGAACGGATTTTTCCATTTCGGTGGCAATACGGCTCCGCTCCTCAGTCTTTTTTTGTGACACAACCTGATGCGTTAGCCCAAGGAGTAGGGCGATCAGGTTAAACGTAAAACCTGTGCTTTTCATAAAGTAGGGTTTCGGAATAGGTTCAGAACTTTACCAGTTCAAGTCATGCTTCCTATCTGAAGCGTAGTTTAAAATGATTCGACAATTTCCCGGTACAACAAGGCATTTTGGCCGGATTCATACCCGTTCTGCGTACTTGATTGGTGAATCCAGTCAAGTTTTTTTGAAATCTGGCCATCACCGCACAGTAGACAGGAGCGTCTATAAACTACCTGGAAGATAGTAGGCAAAATCTACGATGCTTTCTACGATAACGGCCTCGTTTAGTAAGCGAATGAGCCGATCCAGGCGGATGATAATATCCTATACATTGCCGAAAAAATGATATAGATATTGGCACTTTTTTTAGCCTTATTTTGAGATTGATATACAATCTAGCCATTAACCGTGGTTTCGTATTCTCCAGATCAGATAAATCGTTGTTTATTAGGAGTATACGGGCACTTGACAGAAATTCCGTCACATGAAGAAGCAACTTATTCCTGTACTCCTTTCGGCTGTTCTGCTTTTTGCATATCGACCAGCTTTAGCGCAATACCCGACAATTCCACCGGATGTTCAGAAGGAAAGTGACGATCTGCTCAATGAATCCAGACGTCAGTCTGATATTGCCTGGGAAAAGGCAAAACCAATCATCGATAAAGAAGCCAAAGAAGGTAAGCCCTACATTCCCTGGGCCGCTCGACCCGTAGATTTACCCCAGGCCAGTATTCCGGCGTTCCCTGGAGCCGAAGGCGGTGGAGCATATACATTTGGCGGTCGGGGTGGAAAAGTATACGTCGTGACCAGTCTGGAAGATCGCGGACCCGGCACATTACGGGAAGCCTGTGAGCAGGGTGGAGCGCGCATGGTGGTTTTCAATGTGGCGGGTATTATCCGGATTAAAACCCCAATCATCATTCGGGCTCCGTATATTACAATTGCCGGTCAGACAGCACCGGGCGATGGCGTTTGCGTGGCGGGTGAATCGGTCTGGATCAATACGCACGATGTCGTTATTCGCTACATGCGTTTCCGGCGGGGTGAAACCAACGTGGGCCGTCGCGACGATTCGATTGGGGGAAACCCGATCGGGAACATCATGATCGATCACGTATCAGCGAGCTGGGGGCTCGACGAGAATATGTCGATGTACCGCCACATGTATAACGACAGTACGGGCAAGACCGTAGAAGAGAAATTACCAACGGTAAACATTACGATTCAGAACTCGATTTTCTCGGAAGCATTAGATACCTGGAATCATGCCTTTGGTAGTACGCTGGGTGGCGAAAACTGTACGTTCATGCGCAATCTATGGGCCGATAACGCAGGCCGGAACCCGTCGATTGGCTGGAATGGAATCTTCAATTTTGCCAATAACGTGATCTTCAACTGGGTGCACCGGTCAACGGATGGGGGTGATTATACGGCTATGTACAATATTATCAACAACTACTATAAGCCTGGTCCTGAAACACCGAAGAATTCGCCAATCGGCTACCGAATTTTGAAGCCTGAATCGGGGCGGAGTAAACTGAGTTATCGGGTTTACGGTCGTGCCTACGTTAATGGCAACATTGTAGATGGCAATGAGAAAGTGACAAAAGATAACTGGGACGGGGGCGTACAGGTTGAAGATATGCCTGATGCGGGTAAATACACGGCTAACATGAAATGGAATGAACCGTTACCTATGCCCAAAATCACCATCCTGCCAGCCAAACAAGCCTATGACTATGTGTTAGTTAACGCAGGAGCCACACTTCCAAAGCGTGATCCGGTCGATACACGGGTAGTCGAGCAAGTGCGTACAGGTAAAATTGCGTATAAAGAAGGCGTGAAATTGCCAGAATCGCAGTTTAAGCATCGTCGCTTACCCCTGGATTCATATAAGAACGGCATTATCACTGATCCGATTCAGGTAGGTGGCTACCCTGAGTATACCGGCAAACCTTATGTCGATTCGGATAAAGATGGTATGCCCGATGCCTGGGAAACGAAAAATGGCCTGAATCCAAACGATGCGGCCGATGCCAGACAGGATAAAAACAAGGATGGCTATACCAACATTGAAGATTACCTGAACAGTGTCGTATCCGTTCAGCAGGTAAGACCGAGAACGTAGTCCCCTTTTATGATGGCTCTGAATGGTCAGAGCCATCATAAAATCGAATAAATCCAGTCCTAATCCCTCCTTCGAATCGTGTCGAAACCTTACTTATTTATCGCTCTGCTTTATCTTCTGGTCGCCTTGGGGCGTGTTGAAGACGTGTATGCGCAGGGAAATAAACCGGTCAGGAAACAACCAGTTTCGCTCGATAAGCAGGGGCATTTGATCTATGCACCCGACGAACGGGAGAATCGAATCCCTGACTTCTCTTATTGCGGCTATAAAGCTGGTGAACAGGCCATTCCGAACGCCGATATAAAAGTAGTTGTGCCCGTTCGGAAAGGTGATGCAACCCTCCGGATACAAACTGCTATTGATTACGTTGCCTCTTTGCCTGCCAATTCAGAAGGAATTCGCGGAGCTGTTCTGCTCGAAAAGGGCGTTTATGACGTAGCCGGTAGCTTAAAAATAACGGCATCCGGTGTGGTGCTTCGGGGTAGTGGAATGGGCGCTGGTGGAACGACGATTCTGGGAACGGGTTTCAGCCGGGATAATCTCCTGACAATTTCAGGTAAAAACGACCGCCAGCTAACCGCTGCGGTGCCAATTTCGGACGGTTATGTACCGGTAAATGCTACTAAAATTCGGGTCGCTCAACCGACAGGATTTGCCGTTGGCAATTTGGTGCAAATTCGCCGTCCGTCTACAAAAGAATGGATTCAAAAACTACAGGCTGATCATTTTGGTGGAGGAATTACGGCCCTGGGTTGGAAACCGGGCCAACGTGATCTCTATTGGGATCGTAAAATTACGGCGGTTAATGGGACTGAGCTTACAGTCGATGCGCCCATAACAACCGCCTTAGATTCCGCTTTTGGAGGAGGCACGATTGCCCGGTATACCTGGTCGGGTCGAATTGAGCAGTCGGGCGTAGAGAATCTGGTTCTGGAATCGACCTACGACAAAAATAATCCGAAAGATGAAGATCATCGCTGGATGGCCATTGTGCTTGAAAATGTACAGGATGCCTGGGTAAGGCAGGTCGTTTTTCGCCATTTTGCCGGCTCGGCCGTATACGTGCAGGAAACGGCAAAACGGGTTACGGTTGAAGATTGCCAGTCGATGGCTCCGGTATCGGAAATTGGTGGAGAGCGTCGTTATACCTTCTTTACCAAAGGACAACAGACGCTCTTTCAGCGGCTTTATTCAGAGTATGGATACCATGATTTCGCGGTAGGTTTTTGCAATACCGGACCTACGGCATTTGTGCAGTGCGAAGCGCATTTGCCGTTCAGCTTTAGTGGGACTATCGACAGTTGGGCATCGGGCGTGTTGTTCGATGTCGTGAACATTGATGGAAACGCCCTGCGGTTTGCCAATCTTGGCCAGGATGGTCAGGGAGCAGGCTGGAGTGCAGCCAATAGCGTGCTCTGGCAAAGTACAGCCGCCCGAATTGACTGTTATCAACCGCCCACTGCCCAGAACTGGGCGTTTGGTTTGTGGGCGCAGTTTTCAGGAGATGGGTACTGGGATATGTCCAATGAACATATTCACCCGCGTAGTTTGTATTATGCCCAATTGAAAGACCGGCTGGGCGACAAAGTTACCGACCGAATTAGTGTTCTCCCAGTCGACTCGGAGGCTTCGAGCAGTCCTAAAGTAGAGGTAGCAGCTGCGTTGACCAAACTCGCTGTTACTCCTGCCCCGACATTATACGATTTTATCACGGCTGCTTCCCGTCGGCAGCCCATTCCAACGATATCAACTGCCCGCTCTATCGACGCCATTGGCTTGCCCAGAGAAGCAACTCTCTCCAAAAACGAACCCATGCAGATTCAGCATGGAAAACTAGTGCGGGGAGCAAAATTACTGACGGGTCGTCGGCAGGAAGTGCCCTGGTGGAATGGTAGTGCCCGTCCGTATGGGCTCGATAATGCCAAACCACACATCACCCGCTTTGTGCCAGGCCAGACCGGGCAGGGCTTGACCGATAATCTGGAGGAACTGACCGATTCGATGAAAGCACGGAATGTGCTGGCGATCGATCACAACTACGGACTCTGGTATGAGCGCCGGCGGGATGATCATGAGCGTATTCGCCGGATGGATGGCGAAGTGTGGCCACCTTTCTATGAGTTGCCCTTTGCCCGTAGCGGTCGGGAAACAGCCTGGGATGGACTGAGCAAATATGATTTGACAAAATATAATAACTGGTATTGGAGCCGCTTAAAACAGTTTGCTGACCTCGCCGACCGGAAAGGCCTTGCCCTGATCCACGAGAATTATTT comes from Spirosoma aureum and encodes:
- a CDS encoding alpha/beta hydrolase → MTRTPPIYEHLALYLLIGLVPHLLQAQATPTEVPLWANGAPGFENRRNEPEKAKDYWVKNIHNPSITVYLPPKEKATGAAVVICPGGGHRELVFNAEGNQPALFLNSIGVAAFVLKYRLAREENSPYSLDKHPREDAYRAMRLVRSKAKEYGIDPDRLGMLGFSAGGEVVEMVAYAPGKGQPDAPDPVDRLDGKPNFQMLIYPGPLGVPETVPADAPPAFMLAANDDVCCSGPIVSLLQKYRAANVPIEVHIYTQGKHGFNMGDRSKLNSIKTWPQRMADWMADTNLLTPRSDQTNKASR
- a CDS encoding AGE family epimerase/isomerase, with the translated sequence MKSTGFTFNLIALLLGLTHQVVSQKKTEERSRIATEMEKSVRTEMLNDWYPQAVDKEFGGYLSTFTYDFKPTGPQDKMIVTQARHTWTTAKAAERYPATAYYKSNSQHGFRFLRDVMWDKEFGGFYTLVDRKGTVKGVGNKEAYGNAFGLYALSAYYHMSHDTAALNLAKKSFGWLEKHSHDPVHKGYFQHLRRDGTPIKRDASVPSTSDLGYKDQNSSIHLLEALTELYGVWPDPLVRERLNEMLLLIRDKITSPKGNLVLFFQPDWTPVSYRDSSEAVVLKHRNLDHVSFGHDVETAYLMLEASHVLGLKNDTKTLEVGKRMVDHALATGFDKTVGGFYDQGYYFKDKPGMSIIKESKNWWSQAEGLNTLLLMANKFPNDPAQYFNNYKLLWQYCQTYLIDHEHGDWYEEGLDKDPQRKTGLKGHIWKATYHTYRALTSCVDQSRTKPSDH
- a CDS encoding pectate lyase family protein; translated protein: MKKQLIPVLLSAVLLFAYRPALAQYPTIPPDVQKESDDLLNESRRQSDIAWEKAKPIIDKEAKEGKPYIPWAARPVDLPQASIPAFPGAEGGGAYTFGGRGGKVYVVTSLEDRGPGTLREACEQGGARMVVFNVAGIIRIKTPIIIRAPYITIAGQTAPGDGVCVAGESVWINTHDVVIRYMRFRRGETNVGRRDDSIGGNPIGNIMIDHVSASWGLDENMSMYRHMYNDSTGKTVEEKLPTVNITIQNSIFSEALDTWNHAFGSTLGGENCTFMRNLWADNAGRNPSIGWNGIFNFANNVIFNWVHRSTDGGDYTAMYNIINNYYKPGPETPKNSPIGYRILKPESGRSKLSYRVYGRAYVNGNIVDGNEKVTKDNWDGGVQVEDMPDAGKYTANMKWNEPLPMPKITILPAKQAYDYVLVNAGATLPKRDPVDTRVVEQVRTGKIAYKEGVKLPESQFKHRRLPLDSYKNGIITDPIQVGGYPEYTGKPYVDSDKDGMPDAWETKNGLNPNDAADARQDKNKDGYTNIEDYLNSVVSVQQVRPRT
- a CDS encoding DUF6298 domain-containing protein; the encoded protein is MSKPYLFIALLYLLVALGRVEDVYAQGNKPVRKQPVSLDKQGHLIYAPDERENRIPDFSYCGYKAGEQAIPNADIKVVVPVRKGDATLRIQTAIDYVASLPANSEGIRGAVLLEKGVYDVAGSLKITASGVVLRGSGMGAGGTTILGTGFSRDNLLTISGKNDRQLTAAVPISDGYVPVNATKIRVAQPTGFAVGNLVQIRRPSTKEWIQKLQADHFGGGITALGWKPGQRDLYWDRKITAVNGTELTVDAPITTALDSAFGGGTIARYTWSGRIEQSGVENLVLESTYDKNNPKDEDHRWMAIVLENVQDAWVRQVVFRHFAGSAVYVQETAKRVTVEDCQSMAPVSEIGGERRYTFFTKGQQTLFQRLYSEYGYHDFAVGFCNTGPTAFVQCEAHLPFSFSGTIDSWASGVLFDVVNIDGNALRFANLGQDGQGAGWSAANSVLWQSTAARIDCYQPPTAQNWAFGLWAQFSGDGYWDMSNEHIHPRSLYYAQLKDRLGDKVTDRISVLPVDSEASSSPKVEVAAALTKLAVTPAPTLYDFITAASRRQPIPTISTARSIDAIGLPREATLSKNEPMQIQHGKLVRGAKLLTGRRQEVPWWNGSARPYGLDNAKPHITRFVPGQTGQGLTDNLEELTDSMKARNVLAIDHNYGLWYERRRDDHERIRRMDGEVWPPFYELPFARSGRETAWDGLSKYDLTKYNNWYWSRLKQFADLADRKGLALIHENYFQHNIIEAGAHYADFPWRPVNNINNTGFPEPVPYAGDKRIFMAEQFYDVSHPVRRALHKAYIRKCLDNFAANSGVIQLIGAEFTGPLHFVQFWIDTISEWEKETGKKVIVGLSTTKDVQDAILADAKRAAVINLVDIRYWHYQANGTAYAPAGGQNLAPRQHARLVVPKKTSFEQVYRAVREYRQKYPEKSVTYAADSFESMGWAVLMAGGSMPAIPLIADPQFLTDAAQMQPLDLAQTAPNQWILGAEKTGYILYNESPNPVQLDLTKAVGSFSVSYVNPKTGQITKSKEVVKGGGIVSLKNQSTDAEVIWVKKSKGL